CGCCCGTCATCACCCTGGGGTGGGACTGGCGGATGGAAGGGGCGTCAGGACGGACCCATTATCTCCGGACGGGATTTCCACGAAGCAACATCATGCTGGTGGATGACCAGCGACGAGATCTGGGTCCCACCAACACGACCAAACTGCTGGAAGTGGCCATTGACAAGACGGCCTGGCCGGCCGTGATTCAGCGCCATATCATGGATAGATATGTTTGACAAGCTGTCAACCTTGACAGCTTGTCAGAAACAGCGGAGCTGGTAGATTCGCCTCCATAGACAAACTCTATGAGGGTGACGAGATGCAGGTTATAACCGGGCCAGCTGAAGTTTTACCGAATAATCTGTATGCGAAGGTGGCCAGCTACCGCCATCGAGTCTTTGTCGAGCAGCTTGGGTGGGCGTTGCATACGGAGAACGGAATGGAGTCGGATCAGTTCGACCGGCCGGACACCGTGTACGTAGTGACGCAAGATGACAACGGCCATATATCCGGTTGTGCCCGCCTCCTCCCCACCACGCGCCCCTATCTGTTGGGCGAAGTCTTTCCCCATTTGCTCAACGGACTGGTACCGCCATGTTCTCCCGATGTTTGGGAGCTGTCGCGCTTTGCGGCCGTGGACTTGAACGACCGCGCCAGGACGCCAGGGCAGTTTTCCTCTACGGTTGCGCGAAAGCTGCTGGAGGAATCCATCGCCTGTGCAATTTCACACGGGGCTAAGCGGCTGATTACGGTGTCGCCGATTGGTGTAGAGCGGTTGTTGTCTCGATCCGAATTTCACGCACATCGCGCGGGACCGCCGATGATCATCGATGGGCATCCGATATTTGCGTGCTGGATAGATCTGGACTAAGCGAAACTTTCGAATTCTGAAGAGACCCATAACAGCCAATGTTTTCTGGCTCTAAAAAAGCGTAACGTACAGTTTCTCCGCTTTCTAAAGGGACCTTAAGATCTGGGTAACCTGCCCAGTGACGCTGTTTAAGTCAGGACAGCAAAGCCCATTTGAAGGGCTGCTCGCAGTAAACCACGTTATAAATTTATCATAACGATAGGTTTATAATATTTAAATATGTTAGTTATACCTTATCTACTTATGGAGAAAACGTCATGGATGCGGACATGGATATTGAGATTGAGATGGTTGCATTGGTACATAAACTGGAAGAAGCCGGATATTGCTTTGCTGAAGTTTCGGATGAAGACATCCGCAGCGCTTTTCTAAACAAGCAGGACCTGAGGGATCTGGCGGTTATCCGTTTTGCCCGAACAACTGCTAATTGACAACCCTCTTGTCCAACGCATTGCCTCACTGTTTTTATTACCCAGAGGAGAGTCGTTGCCTCAAGAAAAATATTACCCAGAATATCTGGTGGATACTTGCTAGGGCAATTGCAATGGCTACCCTGTAATTGCTCACTGATCAGAGGCATTGTGCCCGGCGATCCTCGGCCTTTGTGCGCGTAGTTCTCCACCCAATCCATAAGCTGTTGACCGATACCGACACCCCGATACTGCGGGTCGACGATCACGTTGTCGACATCCAGATAGCGTCCACACCAAAAACGCGTGCCCAGCCAAATGCCCGCCACACCGATACAGCAATCATCCGCTCACGTTCGGCGCGCAATGTTTCGGTGTGGCGCCGGACAACCTTCACGATATCCTTGGGAGCATCCTCCGGCCTACCGGCCTGGAAAGGCGGCTCCGGCGCATATTCCAGGGCAAGCTGATTCTTCCGCTGCGGCCCTTCTCCGGGTGCGAGGTACAAGGGAATATGATTCGCCTCCAGACCATTACCGCTCATACTGACCAGTGTCGCGAGGGGATAACGCTGAATCAGCGCCCGCAGAATTTCCGGGCTGGTTTCTGCAAATGACTCAGGACAATACATGGTCGGCCTCCGCGCTATGTATGTTCATTCCCGTGTTCCATCAGGAAGTGCGGTGACGGCTGGGTATTGAATTTTGCGAGTTTCATAGATTTCCTGTCATTTCTGCGTGGATTCGCGCAACACACGGATATCTCCCATATCCACCAGATTCCATTCCTCACTCCCCATTCGCCTCCGCGCGCTTCTTCAAGGCCTGGTTCATCGCATGAAAACCCGCTAATGGATTCCATTGCGGATAGGCGGGAAAATCCATGAGGATGGACCACACACGCTCCGGTGATGTCGCAATATCAATCTGTGTCACGATCTGATGCATGGTCATCCTTCGTCGTTGTGAAATGATCCATTACGTTCACCGCGATGCGCCATAGAGTGCAAAATTACAATTCATTTGTTCTGCGTACGATAATTACGTGGAATCACTCTGTAATTGACTTCCCATAGGGACGTATATACATACTCCATCTGCTTTCAGACGATGAGCAGGATCTGGTAGACTGCCGGAAATCGCCACCCAACGTTCCATTGGCGTCCGATCAAGTCCTGTTGCCCATAGACGCAGCACTTGAAAACCAAGCGCTCTTAATGCGTCACCGCTTTCATTGCTAATTAACAATCGCTGATCATTTGTGACATCTGGGAACCGTTCGACCCCTCCATAAATATTCCTGTGCCAGTTTGTAATCATGGGTTGCCATTTCGCAAAATTTCCGCCACCATTTTGGTGATAATCAGCGCTTTCAAGAACCCCCTCATTGGCAATAGTGTGAATAGCGAGATAAGTTGGCGTAGAAGGTATTCCACCGGACAATTTAAATCGTTGGGATGTGAGAAACCCACTAACAGAAATTAATGCAGGCAATTTTTCATCGCTGTAAAAGGCATTCCATTCATTCTCTGCGGCCGGGTCGGTAAAGCTGCATTCAACTGTGTAAATCATACGCACCTCGTTTAGCCGCGTTTTCCACCACAAATTCATTTCCCGTCAGAAAAACCGATTACTTCAGCGTGGGGGCTCCCGGCGACACCGCTATTTACAAGCGATTCCGTGCCTAATGGCCACTGGATATTCCAGATATCCCAGTGCTGCACGGCATACCCGATCAACGAGTACGCGCTGGTCCGATTCACCAGCAATACCTGCGGCGTCAATCATGCCCTTTGCAAGAGCGACCAAATCATGCGCCCCCTCCATAGCCTTTGAAACACCATGTCGTTCCAGTAACGCCGCCGTATACTGCACAAGCTCATTCGTCAGTTTGGCTGTTGCAGGTCCCAGGGGCAGTGTGGCTTCCCCATACTCCAGCGCCCGAGCCAACGCTGGCCGGAGCAACTGGTGAGCTACTGCGATCCGGATGAGTGAACATACGTCGTCTTTTAGCGAGTCGCCGGGGGCATGCGCTATGCGGCCAATACCCGCCAGCAATATAAGGCGTTCCCGCCGAATCAGCTCGGCCAGAATCGCTGCCTTGCCTGGAAAGTATTGATAGAGCGATCCGATGCTAACACCCGCGAGTTCTGCGACCGCATTGGTGGTCAGCACATCCAGCCCCTTGCGCTCCAAAATACGAGCCGCCGCCTCCAGGATGGCATCCACCGTGGCGGCAGAGCGTTGTTGATGAGGGCGCTTGCGGGGTTCGAGTAGCATAGTTCAAACACGAGTAGAAAGTGTGAGTATCTGCTCGCAAAATATTTCCTGTCAATTCAACCTGGAGATTTCCCATGACGACGCAAACCTACACCCTATTTATGCTGCTCAAAACCACCCGCCGATGGTTAGACCTGGAACCAAAAGACCGCTTTGCATTTATCAAAGAGAACGTTAACCCCATCCTCGAAGCCCATCCGACCGTCAGCATGCGTTTTTTCGACACGGAATCCTACACCGCGCCCATCAGCGATATCGTGGTGTGGAAAACCTCTGATCTTGTTGCCTATCACGGCGTCATAAAGGGATTGCGCGATACCATTTTCTGGGACCACTATTTTGAGGTGCTGGAGATCATTCCAGCAGTGGAAGATGGCTATGCCGCCTATTATGCGATGAATCCGCTGACTGGCAGTGCGCAAGCGGGGTAGGCAACTACCGTGGCGCTGATGTGGCGACTCGAACCAGCCATTTTCGAAGTGCCGATTCCTGTTCTCGGGAAAGCCCATCAGCCAGATGGCGCTCAATACCCTGCATCCGCTCACGGCAGGCCGCCAATAACGACTTGCCCGTCTCGCTGAGATCAATCCGCTGGATACGGCCATGGTAATGATGCGGCTGGCGCACGATGGCCCCGGCCCGCTCCAGGTTGGCGACAATGGTGCTGACCGTTTGCGGGGTGAGGAGAGCCAGCCGCGCCAGATCGGCATTGGAAATGCCGGGATAGGCGGCCAGCATGGTGAGTACGGAAAATTGTGGAGGCGTTACTCGCAGGTCGGCGAGCGCCCGTTCCACCCGGTGCCGGTACGCGCCCGCAGCCTGCCGCAGCAAGTAGCCCAGATAACCATTTTCCCCGCGTTTACCCTCTCCCACTTGAGGGATGAGGGGTTTTGGCGCTGCGTCGTCCATATTGTAAGCACCCTGATATGTTGTTAGAGTCCTTATACTACCTGAGTCACTTCATAAGGAACAAGCCATGTCCACAGAGCATGCCCGTATTGCCTACCTCTCCTTCACCAAGACCGCGCCCGAGGTGTACGCAGCACTCCTGGCGATGGGGAAAGCGGTCGATGATTCCGGCCTCGAAAAAACCCTGACGGAACTGATCAAGGTGCGGGTATCGCAAATCAACAGCTGTGCGTTCTGTATCCAGTACCACCTGAACGTCGCCCGTCAAATCGGTGTGGAACCGGTCAAGCTGGATCTGGTCGCGGGCTGGAGGGATGCCGGTATTTTTTCTGCACGGGAGCAGGCCGCTTTGGCATGGGCGGAATGTCTGACGGTGCTCGCGACCCAGGGGGCGCCCGACGCTATCTATGCGACACTGCAGTCTCTGTTCACGGAAACAGAAGTAATATTCCTGACGGTGGCCATCGGTGCCATCAACCACTGGAATCGACTGGGTGTTGGTCTGCGATTTTCGCCGCCGCCACCATGCACAGGGGATCACGTATGATTCCAGTCGAGAGCGGCCCGGAGAACAGCGGGGACGTCTCCGCAGCGGTCGAGTTCCATTATATCGATCAGGAAGACGATGTCCTGGTCTGCTATCCCCTGATCCGGCAACTGCGGCCGCACCTGGATTCTGAACAGGAGTTTTTGCAGCGCTGGCAACAATTGAGTGTCCAGGGTTACCGCCTGCTAGCCCTGTGGCACGGGATACAGCCCGTGGGTCTCGCCGGATTCCGCGTGCAAGACAACTTGATACATGGCCGGTTTGTCTATGTGGATGATCTTGTCATTGATGAGTCCTGCCGCAGTCGGGGTACGGGAAGATTCTCATCGAGCAACTAAAAGTAGAGGCCGAGCTTCTGGGCTGTTCCCGACTGCTGTTGGACGCAGCGATGAGTAATCCGCTCGGACACCGTTTTTATTACCGCCAAGGGTTGTTGGCTACGGCTTTACGCTTCAGTATGACGCTGCCGGATGAATCATCATGATTCATCCGGCAGAGATACACTGCCGGTTAGCTCTGGGTTAGCCAGAAAAAAGAAGGCACCTAGCAAGTTTCGCTAAGTGCCTGTTTTTACTGGTGCGCTCGGACGGAGTCGAACCGCCGACCTACTGGTTCGTAGCCAGTTGCTCTATCCAGCTGAGCTACGAGCGCGTGGAGGGCGTAATATACTCATAGAAGAGAGTTTGGTCAATCCTTCGCCACATCCGCTCCATCCCATTTCAAGCGCCGCCAGCGCCGCTTCCCGGTGTGCCTTTATCCTTCGCCATTTCCGCTTTGAGACGGGCGAGGTCGTCATCCACACCACTCGTAGCGCGCACCTCATCCAGCTCTTTTTCGGTCTGGCTGCGGCTGTCCAAGGGGTCACTCAACGCACCGGACGCCATCAGGCCATCCATGGCCACTGCCTTGGCCTCCATTTGCCGGGTGCGATCCTGGGCGCGGCGCATGGCATCGCCGGCGTCATTCATGCCTTTGCCAATGCCCGTGAGTGACTCGCTGACCTTGACTTCTGCCTGCGCCGCGGCCATCTCGCTCTTGGTCACTTCCTTTTGGGTTCTGAACTGCTCTATGTGGTCCTGCAGCTTGCTCTCGTAGTCCGTCAGCTTCTGCGCCTGGGCCGCGACGGTATCATGGGCTTCCTTGAGAGAGGCGATCTTTTGCAACTCCGATTGCTTCTGGGCCAGCTCCGCACGCGCCAGGTCTTCGCGGTTGGCGCTCAGTGCCATTCGGGCGTCGGCGTCGGCTTTATCCGCCGCCTTTTGGGCCTGAGCCATCTGGTTTTCCAGAGAAACCTGTTCCGTCACCACATCGGCAAGATGCCTTTTGGTATCCTGCAAATTGGCAATCATTTTCTCATAGGACAAATCCAGGGTTTCTGCCGGGTCCTCCGCATTATTAAGAAAATGGTTTACCTTGCTTTCCAGTATTTCTGCGGCATGTTTGAATATCGACATCAGTTCACTCCTTGGGACGGCATCGTGCCGTTCGTTGCATCAATCATTCACCGGAATCACCAGTTGCGGACTCAGGGCATCAACCAGCGCATCGGCATTTTCCATGGCCTTCACCGCTGTGCCCACCGCAAAAAACTCGATGATATGCGGCTTCCAGTTATGACTGCCTTCATGCAGTTGTACGCCGGTAATACCGTCCGCCTGCGCCTCCTGGGCCTCATGCTGCATCCGTTCCATCGCCAATTCACGGGCGTCATACATGGCCTGGGTAAATTGCTCCATTTCCGTATTGCGTCCGACATTGCCCAGGGATTTCAACATCCCCTGATGGGCGACATGGTACACACAGGAACCCATCACCATTTCCATCGGCCGGTAACCCGCCTGCAGCAGCATCCAGAAGTCCTGCCCGCTGAGATCGCTGGTAAAGGGTTTGCCCCCCACCCCCTTGAAACCGGAGGCGCCGCTGCGATGCGCGATAGCCGTACCAATCGCCATGAATTCGAGAATTTCCTGATCCCATTCCATGCGTTTGACTTCCAGGCGCACACCGACGATACCATCCGCCTGGAGCAGGATGGCTTCCTGTTCCATGCGGCTCATGGCCAGTTCACGCGCCTGATACATCGCCTGAGAAAGAACGTCCATCTCCATGTTCTGGTTCCAGTTTCCATACTGGATACCCATGTGGTAAATACACGAGCCTACTACCAGCCCCAATGGCTCAAAATTGGCCTTGCGGACCATGACGAACTCATTGACGGAGAGATCAGAGGTAAAAATGCCCTCATGGCTGCCCTGCGAGCGTAAACCCTTCAGACGTTCGACGGCATGAGGAGCCAGTTGTTCGGCGGTATCGGTCATATGAGATCCTTTCGTGCAGTGGCAGCACTTTTCAATGGGTGATCAACAAGAGAAATCATGGGAATCAATTCGTGCTGGGGGGCGTTTTGCGGCAGATAGCTGATGGCCGTGCCGATACTGATGTGACGGCAGAGAAAGCGTTCCGGATTGTCCTGATCTCCGGCCACATGAAACATCTGGGTATAACTGGTGTGGGCCAGTACCGCAGCCGCCATCCGCCGCCCGTCTTCACGTAAATCGTAGAGGGCGCGACGCCGGACATTTTCCTGGAATGCCGACAGGTCAGTGATTTCCATATTCCAGTAACGTGCGGCGAAAGGGGCGGACTGGGCAGCCTGCGCAGCAACGGTCCCCATCCACGGGCTGTACCAGTCAAAATTGGCACCAATGGCAATGCCCACGGGCACCACTCCGTCTTCCAGCAATCGTACGAACTCCAGTGCCGAAACCGTGGCTACGACGGGCTCCGCGGACGGCGGCAAGCCGCGAATGCGGATGGCCGTACCGGTAACACCATAGTCCATGTCTTCGTGTTCGCCGCGGTGTACCTGCATCCGCACGTCGACGACTGCATTGGCACCCAGCGCCAAGGCCTCCAGGCGCATGCGCTCCACTGCCGTGTGCCAGCCGTCATAGTGTCCCTGGGTCCAGGAATAACCGAAATGGTACCAGCAGTTGCCGGTCACCATGCCGATGGGCTGCACGCCGTGACTGCGCTGCAGCAGCAGTTCGGACGCCTTCGCCGTACTGATCCAGGGCAATCGCCCCTGGCTGGTCTGGAACATACGGCTTTGAACGAAGGGAGGAAGGCGGCGCTGGCGCAGCGCCTGCTCCCATTCGGAGTAGCGCTGCATTTCTTCAGGGGTTTGTGAGCGGATGCCTTTGCTGGCATTCTGACCGATATTTTCTGCGGCGTGCCGGGCATCGAGAGCAACCTCTTCGATACCCTGTTTGATTTTGTCCCAAATGGACATAGGCCCTCCTTGAGATTACCCCATGAGAAAGTCGTGCAGGGTATCACTCGCACCCCGCATTGCGCCGGAAAGATCCGCCAGATCGGCGACCAGACTTTCCAGCCAGACGGACAGCGGCAGGTCCTCATGCTTGAGGACGACCCCGCGCACCGTTTTTGCGCGCACCGTGCTGACGTGCACGCCGTTCTGCTTCAGGAAATAATCGTTGTTGTCCGTATGAATCGTGATGGCTTCGATGTGGCTGGTTTTGGCAAAAAGTCCGTCCCTCTTGCGCTCCACTTCGACAAACCCCGGCATATCGCCTTCAAGACGCGACGCCAACCCCTCCACAAAAGCCTTCATATCGGTTTGTGCCCGCCTGATCCAGGCGGTATTTTGGTCGAAATCCGTGCTCATACAGGGCCTCCCACCCTCAATCACCGAGAACATACGGGCATACGACGACTCGCTAGCGGATGAAAATCCTTTCCACCGCCCATGTTGAGACCCCGCTTGCCAACTATAGTTCGCCACTCCGGCTCACGCGCGAATTTTTAACACTCCGGCGCCTTGGCCGTGGCCCTCATCATGCAAGCGTTGCAAGAGCGCGAACCGACGATAAACCGAACAGGATTCCAGAAGCTCCTGGTGGCTCCCCACCGCGATCAGTCTACCCTTATCCAGCACCGCAATGCGCGATGCGTGGATGATCGTCGCCAGCCGGTGGGCGGCAACGAGGGTGGTACGTTCTGCGATGAGATTATCCAGCGCTTCCTGAATGATGCGCTCGTTTTCCGCATCCAGGGCACTCGTTGCCTCATCCAGGATCAGTACGCGCGGATTGCGCAGTATGGCCCGGGCAATGGCGATACGCTGGCGTTGCCCGCCCGAAAGCGTAACGCCCTTCTCTCCTACATGGGTCTGCAGCCGATGCTCCAAGCGATCGGAAAATTCATCCACCCGTGCGGCACGCACCGCCTCGTGAAGTTCAGCCTCGCTGGCGCCGGGGCGGGCCATCATGATGTTTTCCGCAATGCTCGTGGAAAAAATCACTGGATGCTGGGGCACCACCGCCAACTGTTGACGCAGGGAGCGGAGCGGCAAGATGTTGATATCGACGCCATCCAGAAAAATGCGGCCCTGATCCGGCTGGTAGTGGCGCAGCAGCAAAGAAAATATCGTGCTCTTTCCCGCTCCGGAAGCCCCACAAAAGCCACCGTTTCGCCTGCGGCGATATCTATGGAGATATTCTCAATCGCATGAGAATCGCTGCGTGAGGGGTAACTGAATGAGACGTTAGCCAGATGCAGGGCGGCGGCCCGTATTGCTCGCTGCGCCGGCAATCCGCCGTTTACGTAGGTCGGCTCTGAATCCTGTGCGGAGGAGATGGCACCTACTTCCGGCGTTTCGTCCAGCAGGGCCAACAGCCGCTCCGTCGCGCCGGCCAAACGTGCCATACTGCCCCACAATTCGCCGAGGGAGGCCAGGGAAGTCGCCGCCATCAGCGCATAGAGCAGAAAAGCCACAAGCACGCCAATCCCCGCCTGATGGCGCAATACGGCCAACCCACCCCAGTAGAGCATGACGCTGAGTGCCAGAAATACCAGTCCGCCCGTCAGAAAGGTGGACCACGACTGCACTACCACCCGGGACCAGACCTGCCCAAGCAACAAACGGATATCACGCCGGTAGCGCTCTTCCGTCTGCGGCTCCAGAGTCAGCGCCTGAATCACCCGAATACCGTTGATCGACTCTTCGGTGTGCGCGCTCAGATCGGCCAGATAGTCCTGCTCTTTGCGGCTATAGCGGCGCTGCAGGCGACCGGATTTCAGATTGATGAGCACCAGCAGGGGCAAGGCGACCAGACCGGGGATCATCAATTGCGGCAGAGTGGCGGCCATCAGTGCCAACGCCCCGATCAGGGTAACACTGCTTTGCAAGCTGCGCCCCAGCACCCCGGTCAATCCAAAACGCAGGATGGTCACATCGCTGCTGAGCCGGGAAATGACCTCTCCGGAACGAAAAACCTCATAAAAAACCGCGGGCAGATGCAAGGCATGGCGGAACACCGCAGTACGGAGGTCCGCCACCACGCCTTGTCCGATCCAGGTCGCCAGGGCATCGCGCAGGGCCCGCATGGTGACGGTGAAGAGTCCCAGTCCCAGTAGGGCGGCACTGATCCAGACCAGCGCCGAATAGCTGTGAAACCCCTGATCAAGTATCCAGCGCGCGCCCTGCGGCAGTACCAGCGCACTGGCGGCGCTGAGCAACAGGGCCAGCGCATAGAACAGCAGATACACGCCACGGGTCAGCAAAAAGGGCTTGAGCTTCCATAACACCCAGACATTTCTGTTGACCGGACGTTGCCACGGATTTTGCGCCACAGTTCACCTGACATTGCCCAGACCATGCTTCAGCATACTCCATTTACCCGACCGGCGCTCACGGTGAGGCCACCCAGGGCTGTAAACGTTTCAGCCGCAAACTGTTGCTGAGGACGAAAACCGAAGACAGGCCCATAGCCACGCCGGCGAGCATCGGATTGAGCTGAATCCCCAGAGGGATAGCCACGCCGGCCGCCACCGGTATCAGCAGTATGTTGTAAAAAAAGGCCCAGAACAGATTCCCGCGAATGGTCCGCATGCTTTGACGTGCCGCCTGAATGGCAGTAATCACTCCGCCCAGATCGCCATGGGTGAGGGTGATATCCGCCGCTTCCATCGCGATATCCGTGCCCGAGGCCAGAGCCATACCTACATCCGCCTGCGCCAGCGCCGGTGAATCGTTGATGCCCTCGCCGACAAAAACCACCTTGCGGCCCTCTGCCTGCAGTCGACGTACGATCTCCGCCTTATCCTGCGGCAATACCTGCGCATAAATGTCGTCAATTCCCAATCGGCCGGCGATCACCCTGGCTGCGGCCTCCGCATCGCCCGTCACCATCGCCACCCGCAAGCCCAGTGTCCGGAGCGCCCGTACCACTTGAGCGGACTCCGGCCGAGCCACATCACTGATCTCCAGCAGCCCCAGTAGGCGGCCGTCCCTTGCCACCCAGACGATGGTCTGGCCGGTCTGCTGTAAATCGCCAGTGGAGAACCCCGCCATAACGACCCCCTGCTCATCCATCCACGCCAGCGTGCCGGCCAGCACCGTCACCCCGTCGACCCTGCCCTGCACACCCTTCCCTGGAACTGCCGTAAAATCACCCACTGCCGGGATATCCAGATGACGCTCCCCGGCGGCCGCCAGCACCGCTTGGGCCAAGGGATGTTCGGAGGCGCTCTCCACGGCGGCGGCCATCTGCAACAAATACGCTGGGTCCGCGGCATCGATCCGGGTCACCGCAGGACGCCCGTAAGTCAGGGTCCCGGTCTTGTCCAGACAAACCGTATCCACCGTCGCCAGAGACTCCAGTGCTGCCCCCTTGCGAAACAGCACGCCCAGCTCCGCGGCACGCCCCGTACCGACCATCACTGCTGCCGGAGTAGCCAGCCCCATCGCACAGGGACAGGCCACCACCAGCACCGCGACTGCCGAGAGCATGGCAAGGGTGATCGCAGGCGGTGGCCCGAACAACAGCCAGAAGAAGAAACTCAGCAAGGCGATCAGGATCACCAGTGGTGTGAAAATCCGCACCACCCGGTCTGCCAGACCCTGGATCGGCAGCTTGCCCGTTTGTGCCTGCTCCACCAGCCGGATGATCTGCGCCAGCACCGTACCCTGGCCCACCGAGGTCGCCCTGATCAGCAGGCGCCCTTCGCGGTTCACCGTGCCGCCCACCACCGGATCACCCTGTTTTTTGCGCTCCGGCAGTGGCTCACCGGTGAGCATGGCCGTATCCACATGGGAGTCGCCATCCACGACCACGCCATCCACGGGCAGACGTTCCCCTGGCCTGACCACCACCTGATCGCCCGGCACGACGGCGCCGATCGCGACCTGCAGCTCGGCACCGTCGCGCAGT
This sequence is a window from Acidithiobacillus ferridurans. Protein-coding genes within it:
- a CDS encoding copper-translocating P-type ATPase, producing the protein MVDVEIGIEGMTCASCSSRVERTLSRLPGVRAAVVNLSTEHAAVQYDPAQISPDALITAIAESGYTPVIAETELVIEGMTCASCVGRVERSLRRLPGVLEATVNLATERAALRYLPDTVDQNTLVAAVTAAGYGARPVQGDVAVADRKAQAIRTMRRDVILAVVLAIPILLLSMGMALVPAVDRLLSGLEPFPQFWAWVQAVLATIVLAGPGRRFFRPGFLAYRHLSPDMNSLVATGTGTAWLYSMLVLVAPAWFPASARHIYFDSAAVVIAAVLFGKYLEELAKGRTSAAIKQLLGLQAKEAHVLRDGAELQVAIGAVVPGDQVVVRPGERLPVDGVVVDGDSHVDTAMLTGEPLPERKKQGDPVVGGTVNREGRLLIRATSVGQGTVLAQIIRLVEQAQTGKLPIQGLADRVVRIFTPLVILIALLSFFFWLLFGPPPAITLAMLSAVAVLVVACPCAMGLATPAAVMVGTGRAAELGVLFRKGAALESLATVDTVCLDKTGTLTYGRPAVTRIDAADPAYLLQMAAAVESASEHPLAQAVLAAAGERHLDIPAVGDFTAVPGKGVQGRVDGVTVLAGTLAWMDEQGVVMAGFSTGDLQQTGQTIVWVARDGRLLGLLEISDVARPESAQVVRALRTLGLRVAMVTGDAEAAARVIAGRLGIDDIYAQVLPQDKAEIVRRLQAEGRKVVFVGEGINDSPALAQADVGMALASGTDIAMEAADITLTHGDLGGVITAIQAARQSMRTIRGNLFWAFFYNILLIPVAAGVAIPLGIQLNPMLAGVAMGLSSVFVLSNSLRLKRLQPWVASP